A genome region from Purpureocillium takamizusanense chromosome 8, complete sequence includes the following:
- a CDS encoding uncharacterized protein (COG:Q~EggNog:ENOG503NWT2): protein MSSQANEPAESAGSLFNVNGLVALITGGGSGIGLMIAKALASNGAAKVYIAGRRLDTLRRAATSIGPNAAVLQCDVTSKESLKAAVEHVENDAGYLNLLVCNSGISGPQVTKITPDMSLDQFADENFDVETSEYTDTFAVNTTAVWYTSMAFLKLLGKGNEKRNLRQSSQIVVVSSIAGFNKKQTGGYAYGQSKAAATHATKMLSVALSQWHIRANCIAPGIFPSEMTDSVIKSFKEDSTGQYIDVPESVVPLGRLGATTDMAGTVLYLASVAGAYCNGVAVVLDGGRLGTFPSVN from the exons ATGTCTTCTCAAGCGAACGAGCCGGCGGAATCGGCGGGGTCGCTGTTCAATGTCAATGGCCTTGTTGCGCTGATAACTGGAGGAGGGTCTG GTATTGGTCTAATGATAGCCAAGGCACTGGCCAGCAACGGGGCCGCCAAGGTGTACATTGCAGGGAGGCGCTTAGACACTTTGCGACGAGCTGCCACCAGCATTGGGCCAAATGCAGCGGTCCTGCAGTGCGACGTGACGTCCAAGGAGAGTCTGAAGGCGGCAGTCGAGCATGTCGAGAACGACGCCGGGTATCTGAATCTGCTGGTCTGCAACTCGGGCATTTCTGGCCCACAGGTGACGAAAATAACGCCAGACATGTCGCTAGACCAATTTGCCGACGAGAACTTTGACGTTGAGACGTCCGAGTACACGGATACATTTGCAGTCAACACGACGGCTGTCTGGTACACGTCGATGGCGTTTCTAAAGCTATTGGGCAAGGGTAACGAGAAGAGAAACCTGCGCCAGTCATCGCAGATTGTTGTAGTCAGCTCCATTGCCGGGTTCAACAAGAAACAGACGGGAGGCTATGCCTACGGCCAGTCCAAGGCAGCGGCCACCCACGCCACCAAAATGCTGTCGGTCGCGCTCTCGCAGTGGCATATCAG GGCCAACTGCATCGCTCCTGGAA TATTCCCGAGCGAAATGACGGATTCCGTCATCAAATCGTTCAAGGAAGACTCCACAGGGCAATACATTGATGTGCCTGAGAGCGTAGTGCCACTGGGAAGGCTGGGAGCTACAACAGACATGGCAGGAACGGTGCTATACCTTGCATCAGTGGCAGGGGCCTACTGCAATGGCGTCGCAGTTGTGCTGGACGGTGGCAGACTGGGAACGTTCCCTTCGGTCAACTGA
- a CDS encoding uncharacterized protein (COG:S~EggNog:ENOG503P0SY), giving the protein MPKRKRDNDTSLASVLENHQNEVSKALKASKGFERQRLSKRLREDGLQPDKQERLEREVAALKSLDLHRTARVHLISSLLKVKSIATSADLPDELRTAISKPELPEAERVALHNVTSALYNREPVRRAINQAIAAVCGVLNVPAPAKGKRVRKDARAEQEEQPSDRMQHQPADEATSKSSGMPYQDDDETDFEGFGSDVDQPGPTVEAPDNDAEADEETQYSHYDDLLGSSEDEDDEEEFDLSKFAHLKGRETANLDDISLSGSASDVESEAESIVSGEQSRSPSPSPPLKKKKKEPKGDSASGQPGPARDSTFLPSLMGGYISGSESASDIEEAKPKKRRGQRARQAIWEQKYGSGAKHLQNLPKKGGRDSGWDMKRGAVDGDDQGRKTPWKKGIHNPLGKHAGFAGAATVNRPMPKSDPKKTTRDDEGPLHPSWAAKKKAQESQKAVAFAGQKVVFD; this is encoded by the exons ATGCCCAAGCGAAAACGAGACAACGACACAAGTCTCGCCTCGGTTCTTGAGAACCATCAAAATGAGGTGTCAAAGGCGCTGAAGGCTTCCAAGGGCTtcgagcggcagcgcctcaGCAAGAGGCTGCGCGAGGATGGGCTGCAACCCGATAAACAGGAACGATTAGAACGGGAAGTGGCAGCATTGAAG TCCTTGGACCTTCATCGCACAGCCCGTGTGCACTTGATATCGTCGCTTCTCAAAGTCAAGTCCATCGCGACCTCGGCCGATCTCCCGGACGAACTTCGAACCGCGATATCCAAACCCGAACtgcccgaggcggagcgAGTGGCCCTACACAATGTCACCAGTGCTCTGTACAACCGAGAGCCGGTCAGACGGGCAATCAACCAAGCCATTGCGGCGGTTTGCGGCGTGCTCAACGTACCAGCGCCTGCCAAAGGCAAAAGAGTAAGGAAGGATGCGCGGGCGGAGCAGGAAGAGCAGCCCTCCGATCGGATGCAACACCAGCCGGCGGATGAGGCTACATCGAAGAGCTCTGGGATGCCCTAccaggacgatgacgaaacCGACTTTGAGGGATTCGGCTCTGACGTCGATCAGCCTGGCCCGACTGTGGAGGCGCCAGACAACGATGCAGAAGCCGACGAAGAAACACAATACTCGCACTACGATGATCTTCTTGGTAGCTCGgaagatgaagacgatgaagaagaatTCGACTTGTCAAAATTTGCACACCTGAAAGGCAGAGAAACggccaacctcgacgacattTCGCTATCCGGTTCTGCGTCTGATGTTGAGTCGGAAGCAGAGTCTATCGTATCGGGGGAACAATCACGTTcaccatcgccctcgcctcccctcaagaagaagaagaaagaacCGAAAGGAGATTCCGCATCCGGCCAGCCTGGCCCCGCTAGGGATTCTACGTTCCTCCCGTCTCTTATGGGAGGCTATATCTCAGGCTCTGAATCGGCCTCGGATATTGAGGAAGCGAAGCCGAAGAAGCGGCGCGGCCAACGAGCGAGGCAAGCCATCTGGGAACAAAAGTACGGTTCCGGCGCGAAACATCTGCAGAACCTCCCAAAGAAGGGCGGTAGGGACTCAGGTTGGGACATGAAACGAGGCGCCGTGGACGGAGACGATCAGGGGCGCAAGACGCCTTGGAAGAAGGGTATTCACAATCCCCTAGGAAAACATGCGGGCTTCGCGGGTGCGGCCACGGTGAACCGACCCATGCCCAAATCAGATCCGAAGAAGACAACGAGGGACGACGAAGGCCCGCTGCATCCCAGCTGGGcagcgaagaagaaggcgcaAGAATCACAAAAGGCAGTCGCCTTTGCTGGGCAGAAGGTGGTGTTCGATTAG